In the Streptomyces sp. SJL17-4 genome, GAGGACCGTCCGCATCGCCCTCGACTGGGGCACGGACGCGGTGCGGCTGCGGATCGCGGACGACGGCGAGGGCGCGCCGGAGGGTCGCCCCCTCGGCAGCGGTATCCGGGGCATGGCCGAGCGGGCCCGTGCGTTCGGCGGCGAGCTGAGCGCCGAGAATGGGGACGCCGGCGGTTTCCTGGTGGACGCGCGACTGCCCCTCCCGGAACCCACGACGTCCGTACCCACGACGTCCGCACCCACGGCATCCACACCCACGCCGTCCGAACCCACCGCGTCCAAAGGCGACGCGTCCGAACCCACCGCATCCGACAGCGACGCGTCCGAGAGGGACCCCCGATGATCCGTGTCGTGCTCGCCGACGACCAGACCCTGGTCCGGGCCGGCTTCCGGTCGATCCTCTCCGACGAGGAGGACCTCGAGGTCGTCGGCGAGGCCGGGGACGGGGAGCAGGCGATCACGCTCGCCCGCGAACTGCGCCCGGACGTCGTCCTGATGGACATCCGGATGCCGGTCCTCGACGGCCTCGAAGCCACCCGCCGCATCACCGCCGACGAACGGCTCGAAGGGGTACGGGTGGTCATCCTGACCACCTTCGACGCGGACGACCATGTGTACGGGGCGCTCCGCGCGGGCGCGTCGGGCTTCCTGGTGAAGGACACCGAGCCGATGGAGCTGCTGCACGCGGTGCGGGTCGTGGCGCGCGGCGACGCCCTGATCGCCCCGGCCGTGACCCGCCGTCTGATCGCCGAGTTCGCGGGCCGGGCCGACCGGCAGCCCGATCCGAGCCCCCGGCTCAACGCCCTCACCGAGCGGGAGCGCGAGGTCCTCGGCCTGGTGGGCGCCGGGCTCTCGAACGACGAGATCGCCGGCCGCCTCGTCCTGTCCCCCGCGACCGCGAAGACCCACGTCAGCAGGATCATGACCAAGCTGG is a window encoding:
- a CDS encoding response regulator transcription factor; amino-acid sequence: MIRVVLADDQTLVRAGFRSILSDEEDLEVVGEAGDGEQAITLARELRPDVVLMDIRMPVLDGLEATRRITADERLEGVRVVILTTFDADDHVYGALRAGASGFLVKDTEPMELLHAVRVVARGDALIAPAVTRRLIAEFAGRADRQPDPSPRLNALTEREREVLGLVGAGLSNDEIAGRLVLSPATAKTHVSRIMTKLAVRDRAQLVILAYESGMITPGWLA